GTGAAGCGCATCATGGAACGCGACAAGCTGCCCGGCACGCTGGTCCTCTGGCCCGGCGTCGCCGAAGAACTGGTCGCGTCGAAGGCCTGGTTCGTGCGCGACGGCCTGTTTAAGGACGTGGACGTCAACCTGTTCACGCACGTCGGCGGCAACCTGGGCGTCGGCTGGGGCCAGCAGGGCGGCACCGGCCTGGTCTCGGTCGAGTACACCTTCGAGGGTGAGACGGCGCACAGCGCCGGCGCGCCGTGGCGTGGCCGCTCGGCGCTCGATGCCGTCGAGCTGATGAGCGTGGGCTGGAACTACCGCCGCGAGCACCTGCGGCTGTCGCACCGTTCGCACCAGGTGATCACCAACGGCGGCGACCAGCCGAACGTGGTGCCGCGCAACGCCAGCATCTGGTTCTACTTCCGCGAGATCGACCAGCCAAACATCAAGGCGCTGTGGGACATCGGCAACAACATGGCCGACGGTGCGGCGCTGATGACCAACACCAAGTGGACCTCGCGCATTCTTGGCACTGCCTATCCGCGCCACTTCAACAAGGTGGTCGCCGAAACGATGTACGCGAACATTCAGGCAGTCGGCCTGCCGACGTGGAGCGATGCCGACCAGGCGCTGGCGAAGGGGCTGCAGAAGGAACTGGGCAACGCCGAGCAGCCCGGGCTGGCCGTGAAGCTGGGCGAGATGGGCGGCCCCACGCCGCTCGAGCGCAACACCGGCGGCGGCTCGGACGACATCGGCGACATATCCTGGAACATGCCGACGGTGACCCTGAGCTACCCGTCGAACATCCCCGGCCTGCCCGGCCACAACTGGTCGAGCGGCATCGCGAGCGCCACGCCGATTGCGCACAAGGGCGTGGTGGCCGGCGCCAAGGCGCAGGCCATGACGATCCTGGATTTGCTGACGAAGCCGGAACTGGTCAAGCAGGCGTGGGAGTACTTCAATACGGTGCAGACGAAGGACCACAAGTACGTGCCCTTCATCGAGAAGGACACCCCGCCGCCGACGCACCTGAACAAGGCGATTCTCGACCAGTACCGCGAGAAGATGCGCCCGTTCTACTACGACCCGACGAAGTTCCCGACCTACCTGGATCAGTTGGGGATTAAGTACCCGACGCTCCG
This sequence is a window from Acidobacteriota bacterium. Protein-coding genes within it:
- a CDS encoding amidohydrolase, producing the protein MKSVRFIAVVALVASLGSNAYAQQGEARLAAQKADAVKGVDEMAKLAQEMVDSVFSFGELGFQEVETSKYLTAQLEKFGFTVERGVSGIPTAWVARWGSGKPVIALGSDIDGIPQSSQKPGVAYYDPIVDGAPGHGEGHNTGMPLNIIAAIAVKRIMERDKLPGTLVLWPGVAEELVASKAWFVRDGLFKDVDVNLFTHVGGNLGVGWGQQGGTGLVSVEYTFEGETAHSAGAPWRGRSALDAVELMSVGWNYRREHLRLSHRSHQVITNGGDQPNVVPRNASIWFYFREIDQPNIKALWDIGNNMADGAALMTNTKWTSRILGTAYPRHFNKVVAETMYANIQAVGLPTWSDADQALAKGLQKELGNAEQPGLAVKLGEMGGPTPLERNTGGGSDDIGDISWNMPTVTLSYPSNIPGLPGHNWSSGIASATPIAHKGVVAGAKAQAMTILDLLTKPELVKQAWEYFNTVQTKDHKYVPFIEKDTPPPTHLNKAILDQYREKMRPFYYDPTKFPTYLDQLGIKYPTLRQ